One stretch of Tenuifilum sp. 4138str DNA includes these proteins:
- a CDS encoding MFS transporter — protein sequence MENNNLQTKSDSRIKISQLLAYGAGGIIPIALFNIAGILVGLMGNISLGLSAFWLGTILIIPRLWDAIADPIIGHLSDNTRTRWGRRRPFLLAGGILVAVFFVAMWWIPKGETIRIWFPSESGYQWFQLSYILVTLLLFYTSCAIFEIPHGALGMEMTVDPHERTRLFSAKSFVGNLFAMSTPWLFVLANLETFKGPGGNEADGMRYVSLMIAALLIPLSFWWTAKLREPSFVRVQKQEKKPFWTDMKHTTKNRNFIRLTLAIFTLATGFNFVTLLGSYIPIFYVFSGDKVAGAYLLGINGTIWAITGLLAVFPLNWISPKLGKRNTLILSIALMATAQLSKIVCYNPEYPYLIIIPTILLSAGMLFFFTLGSSMVGDICDEDDLNTGHRKEGSFYSVFWWFIKMGFAVASFVAGILIEFTQFDQNQVTKVDYLEGSIKEIKVNLTDKNVLSYTDYIKKIKDINTEILGNAIKYDAFLERVNQHENPQTDSLKIHAKVTLRQNLSITIDSLKYWDSVLNASSPDSVNLSIIAQKLNKQKMNFNLIKAQNNVYDLMNHFESIIAGKGDGNHYKELLKDIAQINCVLQEYNIYDIDSVNIRKLDEITQKIPSLKRQSPFTLLMMRVVEIGLPVIMSILSLIFIFRYNLTEKRLQEIKQTLTTRNKLQNH from the coding sequence GGCGGCATAATACCCATTGCCCTTTTTAATATTGCTGGCATCCTTGTTGGACTCATGGGGAACATAAGTTTAGGCTTAAGCGCTTTTTGGTTGGGAACAATACTAATTATACCCCGACTTTGGGATGCAATAGCCGATCCAATTATTGGGCATCTCTCGGATAATACTCGCACTCGCTGGGGCCGCCGACGACCCTTTTTACTGGCAGGAGGTATACTGGTAGCAGTATTCTTTGTGGCCATGTGGTGGATACCCAAAGGCGAAACCATACGAATTTGGTTCCCCTCTGAATCGGGCTATCAGTGGTTTCAGCTATCCTACATACTTGTAACACTTCTGCTTTTCTACACCTCGTGCGCAATATTTGAAATCCCTCATGGAGCATTGGGGATGGAAATGACCGTTGACCCCCATGAGCGTACACGGCTGTTTAGCGCAAAAAGCTTTGTGGGAAATCTTTTTGCCATGAGCACCCCATGGCTCTTTGTGCTCGCCAACCTGGAAACATTTAAAGGCCCCGGAGGGAACGAAGCCGATGGAATGCGCTATGTTTCATTAATGATTGCAGCTTTGCTTATACCCCTCTCCTTTTGGTGGACTGCAAAACTACGAGAACCCAGCTTTGTTAGAGTGCAGAAGCAGGAGAAAAAACCTTTCTGGACCGACATGAAGCATACCACAAAAAACAGGAATTTTATTAGGCTTACTCTTGCCATTTTTACCCTTGCAACCGGTTTCAACTTTGTAACGCTGTTGGGCTCATACATTCCTATTTTTTACGTTTTTTCAGGTGATAAGGTAGCTGGAGCATATCTGCTTGGCATTAATGGAACCATATGGGCTATTACAGGGCTTTTAGCAGTTTTTCCGTTGAACTGGATAAGCCCTAAGCTTGGCAAACGCAATACATTAATCCTATCCATTGCATTAATGGCCACCGCACAGCTTTCAAAAATAGTATGCTATAACCCTGAATATCCTTACCTGATAATTATTCCTACTATTCTGCTCTCGGCAGGAATGCTATTCTTCTTCACCCTTGGCTCCTCAATGGTAGGTGATATTTGCGATGAGGATGACTTAAATACTGGGCATAGAAAGGAAGGAAGCTTTTACTCGGTTTTCTGGTGGTTTATTAAAATGGGATTTGCCGTGGCCAGCTTTGTTGCCGGAATCCTTATTGAGTTCACACAGTTCGACCAGAACCAGGTAACAAAAGTTGACTACCTTGAAGGTAGCATAAAGGAAATCAAAGTAAATCTAACCGATAAAAACGTTTTGAGCTACACCGATTACATAAAAAAAATAAAAGATATTAACACTGAAATACTTGGTAATGCAATTAAATACGATGCTTTTTTGGAAAGAGTAAATCAGCACGAAAATCCCCAAACCGACAGCCTAAAAATTCATGCAAAAGTAACTTTACGACAGAACCTTAGCATTACTATCGACAGCCTAAAGTATTGGGATTCTGTTTTAAATGCATCGAGTCCCGACTCTGTCAACCTATCAATCATTGCACAAAAATTAAATAAACAAAAAATGAACTTTAATTTAATTAAAGCTCAAAACAATGTTTACGATCTGATGAACCATTTTGAATCAATAATAGCCGGTAAAGGCGACGGAAACCACTATAAAGAGTTACTAAAGGACATTGCACAAATAAATTGCGTGCTCCAAGAGTATAACATTTATGATATCGATTCCGTCAACATCCGTAAGTTGGACGAAATAACCCAAAAAATTCCTTCCCTAAAACGTCAGAGCCCGTTCACTTTACTTATGATGAGGGTAGTTGAAATTGGATTGCCAGTTATTATGAGTATACTTTCGTTGATATTCATATTTAGATATAACCTTACCGAAAAGCGGCTTCAAGAAATAAAGCAAACATTAACAACCCGAAACAAACTACAGAACCACTAA